Sequence from the Corallococcus sp. EGB genome:
AGCACCGGGCCGGACGTGTGGCGCATTGCCGAGCAGGCTTTCACGCCGAGCGACCCCACGGACGCCCTGCGCTACATGGACGACCCCATGCTGGACGGCGACTCCGTGGACTACGCCCCGGACCTGGTCGCCGGCACGGACGTGCACTACGGCTCCGGCGTGCCCAACCTGGCGTTCAAGCTGCTGGCCACCGGTGGCGTGCACCCGCGAGGCAAGTCGCAGGTGAACGTGCCGGCCATCGGCGTGGAGGCGGCGGCCCACATCTTCTATTACGCCAACACCTACGTCTTCCCCTCCAACACCACCCTCGACGGCGCCAGGCTGGGGACGCGGACGGCGGCGCAGAACCTGGGCTACAGCACCGCCGTCCAGGACGCGTTGGAGGCAGCGTGGAACGCGGTGGGAGTGGGCCTCCCCCCGCCGCCGCCCGGCTGCGTGCCGCTGCCCAACAACACCACGGTGTCCATGATCTACGGCAGCGCCGGGTCTGCGAGGAGCTACTGCTTCGACGTGCCCGCGAACACGCCCTCCACGGTGACCATCTCCGGCGGCACCGGGGACGTGGACCTCTACACGCGCTTCGACCGGTCGCCCACGACGCAGCTCTACGACTGCCGTCCGTACCTGACGGGAAACAACGAGACCTGCAACCTGGCGGCGCGGCCCAACGCGGGCCGCCAGTGGATCATGCTCCGGGGCTACACGGCCTACAGCGGCGTGAGCCTGACCGTGCACTACTGACGCACCCGGCGCTCGCCCCCGCCGCATACCCGCGGTGAGGGTGGGCACCTGGGGGCTGGCCTCCTCGCGGGCCCTGGGCGAAGAATGCGCGCCCGGGGCCGCTTCGGGCCTCGGGCGAGGTCAGAGGGGCATGAGGGACGAGCGCGTCATCTTCAGCAGCAGCGTGGACAGCCTGTACCGCAAGGTGCTGGCCCCCTCCCTGACGCCCGAACTGGTGGACCGGCTGCGCGCGCGGGGGATGAACCTCCACGCGCCGCTGCTCGCCGCCTACCCGCTGGCCGTCTGGGTGGACTGCCTGGCGGACACGGCCCGCACGCTCCACCCGGACCGGCCGGTGGAGGAGGGCCGGCGCCTGATGGGCCGGCGCATGGTGGAGGGCTACGCGCAGACGCTGGTGGGCGGCGCCGTCCTCACGCTGGCGCGCGTGGTGGGCCCCATGCGCTCGCTCGAGCGGATGCAGCACAACTTCCGCAGCGGCAACAACTACACGGAGACGCGGCTCACCATGCTGGGCCCCACCCAGGCGGACCTCTGGTTCAATGAGCCGGAGGCGCTGGAGGGCTTCGTGGACGGCGTGCTGGAGGAAGGGATGTTGCGCGTGGGAGTCCAGGGGCTCACCCTGCACCGCACCCGCCACTCGCCCGAATCCGCCACCTACCACCTGGAGTGGGCCGCCCGGGCTTCCTGACCCCTTCCCTTCATGTCCTCCATCCTTTCGACGCTGCCCGCCCTCTACCAGGACCTCCTGCCGGCCTTCTTCCGCAAGGACGCGCCCACGGAGACCAAGGCCACCTGTTCGAACTGCGCCATGAGCCGCGCCTCCGCGCCGGCCACCGTGGAGTCGGTGGACGGGGCGGAGCACCTGTTCCGGCCGGACACCAAGTGCTGCACGTACCAGCCCCGGCTGCCCAACTACCTCGTGGGCGCGCTGCTGTCGGATGACTCGCCGCAGATGGCGGAGGGGCGCCGGCGCATCGAGGCGAAGATCGACAGCCGCATCGGCGTGAGCCCGCAGTGGGTGAAGCCGCCGGCGAAGTTCAACCACCTGTACAAGAACGCGCAC
This genomic interval carries:
- a CDS encoding DUF2378 family protein — encoded protein: MRDERVIFSSSVDSLYRKVLAPSLTPELVDRLRARGMNLHAPLLAAYPLAVWVDCLADTARTLHPDRPVEEGRRLMGRRMVEGYAQTLVGGAVLTLARVVGPMRSLERMQHNFRSGNNYTETRLTMLGPTQADLWFNEPEALEGFVDGVLEEGMLRVGVQGLTLHRTRHSPESATYHLEWAARAS